From Methanocella paludicola SANAE, a single genomic window includes:
- a CDS encoding peroxiredoxin family protein — protein MYRIEEAAGMGDFAPDFRLKDSRGEEVMLSNFRDRVNVLLVFYRGEADPYSMRWLSQLNDDYLFFRSLDADILAISPDDVDKARDTATRYKIPFKLLADPGKSVIKEYGVYDDLENGDDASIFIIDRSGRIRYRFVSKFPGEIPPNDKLMETLRRLT, from the coding sequence ATGTACAGGATCGAGGAGGCTGCCGGCATGGGCGACTTTGCGCCCGACTTCAGGCTGAAGGACTCGCGCGGCGAGGAAGTTATGCTGTCTAACTTCAGGGACAGGGTGAACGTGCTGCTCGTGTTCTACCGGGGCGAGGCCGACCCGTACAGCATGCGCTGGCTGTCGCAGCTTAACGACGACTACCTCTTTTTTCGCAGCCTCGACGCCGATATCCTGGCCATCAGCCCCGACGACGTCGATAAGGCCCGCGACACCGCGACCAGGTATAAGATACCGTTCAAGCTCCTTGCGGACCCCGGGAAGAGCGTGATAAAGGAGTACGGCGTATACGACGACCTGGAGAACGGGGACGACGCCTCGATATTCATCATCGACCGCTCGGGCCGGATCCGCTACAGGTTCGTGAGCAAGTTCCCGGGCGAGATACCGCCGAACGATAAGCTGATGGAAACGCTTCGCCGCCTGACTTAA
- a CDS encoding redoxin domain-containing protein — protein MEYGHKYEQLSVEPGYKAPDFRLNDEDGRPVSLYGFLGDRSVVLVFIRAVDDADTGRQLDYLKDSYQRILYHCGDVLVVSWGSVAFNKSLVEKHKLPFHILSDEDCAVLKKYEIYNPYDKLLGPNVFIMNCAGLIMFMYNGKNPDDIVTMADIVAVLHDIAESGGTEVYGGVANRNI, from the coding sequence ATGGAGTATGGGCATAAGTATGAGCAGCTTTCCGTTGAGCCGGGCTATAAGGCCCCTGACTTTCGCCTGAATGATGAGGATGGCAGGCCTGTTTCCCTGTATGGCTTTTTAGGGGACCGCAGCGTAGTGCTCGTTTTCATCCGTGCCGTGGACGATGCGGACACGGGCAGGCAGCTCGACTATTTGAAGGACAGCTACCAGCGTATCCTGTATCATTGCGGCGACGTACTCGTCGTTTCCTGGGGCAGCGTCGCATTTAATAAGTCCCTCGTAGAGAAGCATAAGCTGCCGTTCCACATCCTGAGCGACGAGGACTGCGCCGTACTTAAAAAGTATGAGATCTATAACCCTTACGATAAGCTGCTCGGCCCGAACGTTTTTATTATGAATTGTGCCGGCCTTATCATGTTCATGTACAATGGCAAGAATCCCGACGACATCGTGACCATGGCCGACATCGTCGCCGTCCTGCACGATATTGCAGAGTCGGGCGGCACGGAGGTCTATGGCGGGGTCGCCAATAGGAATATTTAG
- a CDS encoding DUF531 domain-containing protein yields the protein MLTLGLYNTYDKVKVVEAHYRGIARGAPIAYAYGFNLALVGFPYDFSQQELVAFVKDNTTIGGSGLYLQKLYDEKRLYVMDVPEKGFPAQFGALVATTSKPEKKKKASAEEIADMMVKNKPLFILIGLGRKGLPKEYFEMAHYHLDITDGKGISLETCTAIGAIAARLYTLAEQKKKVVKK from the coding sequence ATGCTGACGCTGGGCCTTTATAATACATACGACAAGGTGAAGGTAGTTGAGGCACACTACCGTGGCATCGCCCGGGGAGCGCCAATCGCCTATGCCTACGGCTTCAACCTGGCGTTAGTGGGCTTCCCTTATGATTTCAGCCAGCAGGAGCTGGTCGCGTTCGTTAAGGATAATACGACCATCGGCGGCTCGGGCCTTTACCTGCAAAAATTGTACGATGAGAAACGTCTCTACGTCATGGATGTGCCCGAGAAGGGCTTTCCCGCCCAGTTCGGTGCTTTGGTGGCTACTACTTCTAAGCCTGAAAAGAAAAAGAAGGCTTCGGCGGAAGAGATCGCCGACATGATGGTAAAAAATAAGCCACTGTTCATTCTTATTGGCCTGGGCCGCAAGGGTCTGCCCAAGGAATACTTTGAAATGGCACACTACCACCTCGACATCACTGATGGTAAGGGTATCTCGCTAGAGACCTGCACCGCCATCGGGGCGATTGCTGCCAGGTTG
- a CDS encoding 30S ribosomal protein S8e, with amino-acid sequence MKSQGKSIRKPTGGRLRPNRGKRKFELGSEITQPVIGATSRKVLNVMGNGSKVKVLKENVVNVTDPKSGKTQKAKMTTEVENPANKNYVRRNILTKGAVVMTELGKAKITSRPGQDGEVNAVLISE; translated from the coding sequence ATGAAGTCTCAGGGAAAATCTATAAGGAAGCCCACCGGAGGCAGGCTCAGGCCGAACCGCGGCAAGAGGAAGTTCGAGCTGGGCAGCGAGATCACGCAGCCGGTCATCGGTGCTACCAGCAGAAAAGTCCTAAATGTAATGGGCAATGGCTCCAAGGTCAAGGTCCTCAAGGAAAACGTCGTGAACGTCACCGACCCGAAGTCGGGCAAGACCCAGAAGGCCAAGATGACCACTGAGGTCGAGAACCCCGCGAACAAGAACTACGTCAGGCGTAACATCCTGACGAAGGGCGCCGTCGTCATGACTGAGCTCGGCAAGGCGAAGATCACGAGCCGCCCGGGCCAGGATGGCGAAGTTAACGCGGTCCTTATTAGCGAGTAG